The Vicinamibacteria bacterium genome window below encodes:
- a CDS encoding diacylglycerol kinase family protein translates to MRVLVLRNPRAGTSKGAGESAELVTSLEREGASVEEHSPGSGEDTKRLAAGALRFDVVIACGGDGTLNDVANGLVQIPRAQRPALAVVPLGRGNDFAAEIGIRDRTDTWRAIRAGKRRLVDLGRCGERVFLGIAGAGFDAEAARRARDTALLSGRLLYTYAVLRTLVGFRPIPAKVHHDGGVFQGDITFAAVGNSSRYGGGMRITPQADLSDGMLDLCLVRAISPASLLRVFPSVFEGRHLAHPMVDYIKTRFVEIETEEPAEVFADGEPMSQTPVKIEIAPKELEVYALR, encoded by the coding sequence ATGCGCGTGCTGGTGCTTCGCAATCCCCGTGCCGGCACCTCGAAAGGAGCCGGTGAGTCGGCGGAGCTCGTAACCAGCCTCGAGCGCGAGGGCGCCTCGGTCGAGGAGCATTCTCCCGGCTCGGGAGAAGATACGAAACGGCTCGCGGCCGGCGCTCTTCGGTTCGACGTCGTCATCGCCTGTGGCGGAGATGGCACGCTCAACGATGTCGCCAACGGCCTGGTGCAGATACCGCGTGCCCAGCGTCCCGCGCTTGCAGTGGTTCCCCTGGGGCGGGGAAACGACTTTGCCGCGGAGATCGGGATCCGAGATCGCACCGACACCTGGCGCGCGATTCGTGCTGGCAAGAGGCGTCTCGTGGATCTGGGACGGTGCGGAGAGCGGGTCTTCCTCGGCATTGCCGGCGCGGGCTTCGATGCCGAAGCGGCTCGACGGGCGAGGGACACCGCGCTCCTGTCCGGCCGCTTGTTGTACACCTACGCGGTCCTGAGGACACTCGTCGGCTTTCGCCCGATACCGGCGAAGGTCCACCACGATGGGGGTGTATTCCAGGGCGACATCACCTTCGCCGCCGTGGGTAACTCATCGCGCTATGGGGGCGGTATGCGGATCACCCCGCAAGCCGACCTTTCCGACGGGATGCTCGACCTGTGTCTGGTACGCGCCATCTCGCCGGCATCTCTTCTTCGCGTCTTTCCGAGCGTTTTCGAGGGCCGGCACCTCGCCCATCCAATGGTCGACTACATCAAGACCCGTTTCGTCGAGATCGAGACCGAGGAGCCTGCCGAAGTCTTCGCTGACGGCGAGCCAATGTCGCAGACCCCGGTCAAGATCGAGATCGCGCCGAAAGAGCTCGAGGTTTACGCGCTTCGGTGA